A part of Caviibacter abscessus genomic DNA contains:
- the xerA gene encoding site-specific tyrosine recombinase/integron integrase: MRKSVDDYLYYNEIILGKSYNTIRSYRNDLVQFITYLSENENIKDLKDVELITFRSFIAYLNSQKKISKRSINRKLSAIRSFFEYLVKNNKLEENKAIYINMPKFENKLPNFLLKDDMNKIRECIDTSNILGLRDRAIIELLYSSGIRSAELLDLSENMINMSDRELRVIGKGNKERITFFSKTAQKYLNDYIDAKKSKTYYDKNIVFANSKGGKLTTRSLRRLIEGYNKKSGIEKELTPHVFRHTFATQLLNSGVDIRYVQELLGHTSIATTQFYTHVSKKALREVYLKTHPFANEKEGE; the protein is encoded by the coding sequence ATGAGAAAAAGTGTAGATGATTATTTATATTACAATGAAATAATATTAGGTAAAAGCTATAATACTATAAGATCATATAGAAATGATTTAGTTCAGTTTATAACTTACCTTAGTGAAAATGAAAATATTAAAGATTTAAAAGATGTTGAGTTAATAACATTTAGATCTTTTATTGCTTATTTAAATTCACAAAAAAAGATTTCAAAAAGAAGTATAAATAGAAAATTATCTGCAATTAGAAGTTTTTTTGAATACTTGGTGAAAAATAACAAACTTGAAGAAAATAAAGCTATATATATAAACATGCCTAAATTTGAAAATAAATTACCTAACTTTTTATTAAAAGATGATATGAATAAAATAAGAGAATGTATAGATACAAGTAATATCTTAGGACTAAGAGATAGAGCTATAATTGAGCTTTTATACTCAAGTGGAATAAGATCTGCTGAACTTCTTGATTTAAGTGAAAATATGATTAATATGAGTGATAGAGAGCTTCGTGTAATAGGTAAAGGTAATAAAGAGCGTATAACTTTTTTTAGTAAAACCGCACAAAAATATTTAAATGATTACATAGATGCAAAAAAAAGTAAGACATATTATGATAAAAATATAGTTTTTGCAAATTCAAAAGGTGGCAAATTAACAACAAGATCTTTAAGAAGATTAATAGAAGGGTATAATAAAAAAAGCGGTATTGAAAAAGAACTTACACCACATGTTTTTAGACATACTTTTGCAACACAGCTTTTAAATAGTGGGGTTGACATTAGATATGTTCAAGAATTATTAGGTCATACAAGTATAGCAACAACACAATTTTATACACATGTAAGTAAAAAGGCGTTAAGAGAAGTGTATTTAAAAACACATCCTTTTGCAAATGAAAAAGAGGGAGAATAA
- a CDS encoding CDC27 family protein: MKKILTILALVFSTAVFAEFIDDIAKIDEQIQNNNYENALKLSKELMKTNLSAADRATLEALIQDIEAKRKTPSIDEALSALGDGTLFTSTETISTASKFEQYRQYEKQILSTNNEDAIHRLALLYVKEGLYESAMKLALKDKSKSVKNLYLAATSARMIGKYDMAINLYNQVLSSGTHYKSYLGLAMAYRGKGDFEKAESYMQQYNNVTY, from the coding sequence ATGAAAAAAATATTAACAATATTAGCTTTAGTATTTTCAACAGCAGTTTTTGCTGAATTTATTGATGATATAGCAAAGATAGATGAACAAATACAAAATAACAATTATGAAAATGCATTAAAATTAAGTAAAGAATTAATGAAAACAAATCTTAGTGCAGCTGATAGGGCAACACTTGAAGCATTAATTCAAGATATAGAAGCAAAAAGAAAAACTCCAAGTATAGATGAAGCATTATCAGCACTTGGAGACGGAACTTTATTTACATCAACAGAAACAATATCAACTGCATCAAAATTTGAACAATATAGACAATATGAAAAACAAATTTTAAGTACAAATAATGAAGATGCTATTCATAGATTAGCTTTGTTATATGTAAAAGAAGGGCTTTATGAAAGTGCTATGAAATTAGCATTAAAAGATAAAAGTAAATCTGTTAAAAATCTTTATTTAGCGGCAACATCAGCAAGAATGATAGGTAAATATGATATGGCAATTAATTTATACAATCAAGTGTTATCAAGCGGGACACATTATAAGTCATATTTAGGACTTGCTATGGCATACAGAGGTAAAGGAGATTTTGAAAAGGCAGAAAGTTACATGCAACAATACAACAATGTTACATATTAA
- the topA gene encoding type I DNA topoisomerase — protein MKKYLVIVESPSKAKTIEKILGKNYEVCASYGHVIDLPKTKLGIDVENGYKPEYKTIKGKAQILKELAKKSKSSDLVYLASDLDREGEAIAWHISNYISCPKKSKRIVFNEITEKAVKNAVANPREIDANLVDAQQARRLLDRIVGYKISPLLWKVINKNASAGRVQSVTLRMICDLEDEIKAFVPKKYWEVNAKLENNIEFSLSKIANEKIDKIYDEKIVKKLEKDLLDKKLELVQLNIKKKTQKPPLVFKTSTLQQSASSYLGFSASKTMRIAQQLYEGLEIFGQTKGLITYMRTDSTRVAQDAQMAAKEYITKLLGKEYVGYYVTKNKNAQDAHEGIRPSYLDLEPEKIADYLSRDQYKLYNLIWKRFITSQLAAVKYDQMQIVGKHQDYEFSGTLNKVTFDGYYKYQKSEDDIKTQEFPNLNVGDKLQIEKLDIKSRMTKAPNRFTEATLVKKLEAEGIGRPSTYASIIDTLTTREYIIIIDKKIQPTVLGYAVKNELVDHFENIMNIKFTANMETDLDKIAEGSEKWTDILDKYYVALEKEINVYEKDIKEIEELRIETDVLDKQGKPMILKNGRFGKYLVSETDEAEKVSLKGIQISKEEVKTSKIMIKEKLEKILEQKRGIPTDLYTKDNKRYYLKKGRFGDYLESEDYENDNKRLSLSSEIKTKLKKDQIKIENNELKIKELINKEIDENSKLIEKAGVCEKCGSMFIVKKGRFGKFLACSNYPECKNIKSVKGK, from the coding sequence GTGAAGAAGTATTTAGTAATAGTTGAGTCGCCTTCAAAGGCAAAGACAATAGAAAAGATATTAGGAAAAAATTATGAAGTATGTGCATCATATGGACATGTTATAGATTTACCTAAAACAAAATTAGGTATTGATGTAGAAAATGGCTATAAACCTGAATATAAGACCATAAAGGGTAAAGCACAAATTTTAAAAGAACTAGCTAAAAAATCTAAAAGTAGTGATTTAGTATATCTTGCGTCGGACTTAGATAGAGAAGGTGAAGCTATTGCTTGGCATATATCAAACTATATTTCTTGTCCCAAAAAATCAAAAAGAATAGTATTTAATGAAATTACAGAAAAAGCTGTTAAAAATGCAGTTGCAAATCCTAGAGAAATAGATGCAAATCTGGTTGATGCACAACAGGCAAGAAGACTTTTAGATAGAATAGTAGGGTATAAAATAAGTCCTCTTTTATGGAAAGTTATTAATAAAAATGCAAGTGCAGGTAGAGTACAATCTGTTACACTTCGTATGATATGTGATTTAGAAGATGAAATAAAAGCATTTGTTCCAAAAAAATATTGGGAAGTAAATGCAAAATTGGAAAACAATATAGAATTTTCTCTATCTAAGATAGCTAATGAAAAAATAGATAAAATATATGACGAAAAAATTGTAAAAAAATTAGAAAAAGATTTATTAGATAAAAAATTAGAACTTGTACAATTAAATATAAAGAAAAAAACACAAAAACCACCTTTAGTTTTCAAAACAAGTACATTACAGCAAAGTGCTTCATCATATTTAGGCTTTTCAGCTTCTAAAACAATGAGAATAGCACAACAATTGTATGAAGGACTTGAAATATTTGGTCAAACTAAAGGTTTAATAACATACATGAGAACAGATTCAACAAGAGTAGCACAAGATGCTCAAATGGCAGCAAAAGAATATATTACAAAATTACTAGGAAAAGAATATGTAGGATATTATGTTACAAAAAATAAGAATGCACAAGATGCACATGAGGGAATAAGACCCTCTTATTTAGACTTGGAGCCTGAAAAAATTGCCGATTATTTGTCAAGAGATCAATACAAGCTATATAACTTAATTTGGAAAAGATTTATAACTTCGCAACTTGCAGCTGTAAAGTATGACCAAATGCAAATAGTAGGAAAACATCAAGATTATGAATTTTCAGGAACATTAAATAAAGTAACTTTTGACGGGTATTACAAATATCAAAAATCTGAAGATGATATAAAAACACAAGAATTTCCTAATTTAAATGTAGGGGACAAGTTACAAATAGAAAAACTTGATATAAAATCACGTATGACAAAAGCCCCTAATAGATTTACAGAAGCAACACTTGTAAAAAAATTAGAAGCTGAAGGTATAGGAAGACCTTCAACTTATGCTTCAATAATAGATACACTAACTACAAGGGAGTACATAATTATTATTGATAAAAAAATACAACCAACAGTTTTGGGTTATGCTGTTAAAAATGAACTTGTAGATCATTTTGAAAATATAATGAACATTAAATTTACAGCAAATATGGAAACTGATTTGGATAAAATAGCAGAAGGTTCAGAAAAGTGGACAGATATTTTAGATAAATATTATGTAGCTTTGGAAAAAGAAATAAATGTATATGAAAAAGATATAAAAGAAATAGAAGAGCTTAGAATAGAAACAGATGTATTAGATAAACAAGGAAAACCTATGATATTAAAAAATGGTAGATTTGGTAAATATCTTGTTTCTGAAACAGATGAAGCTGAAAAAGTTTCTTTAAAAGGTATACAAATATCAAAAGAAGAAGTAAAAACAAGTAAAATAATGATTAAAGAAAAACTTGAAAAAATTCTTGAGCAAAAAAGAGGTATACCAACAGATTTATATACTAAAGATAATAAAAGATATTATCTAAAAAAAGGTAGATTTGGTGATTATCTTGAAAGCGAAGATTATGAAAATGATAATAAAAGATTATCACTTAGTTCTGAAATTAAAACAAAACTAAAAAAAGATCAAATTAAAATTGAAAATAATGAATTAAAAATAAAGGAATTAATAAACAAAGAAATAGATGAAAATTCAAAACTTATTGAAAAAGCAGGCGTATGTGAAAAATGCGGTTCTATGTTTATTGTAAAAAAAGGAAGATTTGGTAAATTTTTAGCTTGTTCAAATTATCCGGAATGTAAAAATATAAAAAGTGTAAAAGGTAAATAG
- the ychF gene encoding redox-regulated ATPase YchF: MIGIGIVGLPNVGKSTLFNALTKTQNALSANYPFATIEPNIGLVAVPDERIDKLVKLINPKAVINATVEFVDIAGLVKGASKGEGLGNQFLSNIRNTQAICQVVRCFEDENIIHVEGNVDPIRDIETINLELIFSDIETIDRALSKNMKLLRGGNKETKALVEVLEKCKKHLEDENLLNSLELTNDEFELIKVYQFLTIKPMMYAVNISEQDLSSHNDNEYVKKVKEYAKKSNSEVVSFSAKVESELVEIEDETLRAEFIESLGITTPSLNRLITVGYKILGLITYFTAGEKEVRAWTIASGTNAQNAAGEIHTDIQKGFIRAEVVDFDKFIQNNGWQGSKEKGDMRLEGKEYIVNDGDLMFFRFNV, translated from the coding sequence ATGATAGGAATAGGTATAGTTGGATTACCAAATGTTGGAAAATCAACATTATTTAATGCTTTAACAAAAACACAAAATGCACTTTCTGCAAATTACCCTTTTGCAACAATAGAGCCTAATATTGGTTTAGTTGCTGTACCGGATGAAAGAATAGATAAATTAGTAAAATTGATTAATCCTAAAGCAGTTATAAATGCAACAGTTGAATTTGTTGATATTGCTGGACTTGTTAAAGGTGCATCAAAAGGTGAAGGATTGGGGAATCAATTTTTAAGTAATATAAGAAACACACAAGCTATATGTCAAGTTGTTAGATGTTTTGAAGATGAAAATATTATACACGTTGAAGGCAATGTTGACCCTATAAGAGACATAGAAACTATTAACCTTGAGCTTATATTTTCAGATATAGAGACTATAGATAGAGCATTGTCTAAAAATATGAAACTTTTAAGAGGTGGAAATAAAGAAACTAAGGCTTTAGTTGAAGTACTTGAAAAATGTAAAAAACATCTTGAAGATGAAAATTTATTAAATAGTCTTGAACTTACAAATGATGAATTTGAATTAATCAAAGTTTATCAATTTTTGACTATAAAACCAATGATGTATGCAGTTAATATATCAGAACAAGATTTAAGTTCACATAATGATAATGAATATGTAAAAAAAGTTAAAGAGTACGCAAAAAAATCAAATAGTGAAGTTGTAAGCTTTTCAGCTAAAGTTGAATCTGAACTTGTTGAAATAGAAGATGAAACTTTACGTGCTGAATTTATTGAAAGCTTAGGAATAACAACGCCAAGTTTAAATAGACTTATTACGGTTGGTTATAAGATATTAGGATTAATAACATATTTTACAGCAGGAGAAAAAGAAGTAAGAGCATGGACTATAGCTTCTGGTACTAATGCACAAAATGCAGCTGGAGAGATACATACTGACATACAAAAAGGATTTATTAGAGCAGAAGTTGTAGATTTTGATAAATTTATACAAAATAACGGTTGGCAAGGCTC
- a CDS encoding porin family protein: MKKIILGIMTLASISAMSYDFEANIKVGYDFFRNSTNVKSERKKIMHKDPDVVDVPYSRGFVIGAEIYPMHFLDRKLKLGAGIEYNFGETTLKYRNLNTQKNYSVTMIPIYATLKYNFYKHNSGLNLYTFGRAGYAVAREVYNNGGKPYYANRFKNTSGIYYGLGFGLDYKYFLAEILYDGKYFPKTKIKQQQDMGRYLASIEIPASSSRQQELKYTSHYFHHKVGIRLGLRLDTNDFNKPQIQNCPKCGERVVEKIVEVEKVVEKFVKVPVKPKEEAPKQTPKQMPKTPIKKKAKKKTNKVRKARKTNVMQVCRYIQIKKK; encoded by the coding sequence ATGAAGAAGATTATTTTAGGAATTATGACTTTAGCCAGTATTAGTGCGATGTCGTACGATTTTGAGGCTAATATAAAGGTTGGATATGATTTTTTTAGAAATAGTACAAATGTAAAATCTGAAAGAAAAAAAATAATGCATAAAGATCCAGATGTAGTAGATGTTCCATATAGTAGAGGTTTTGTAATAGGTGCTGAAATTTATCCAATGCATTTTTTAGATAGAAAACTTAAACTAGGAGCAGGTATTGAATACAACTTTGGGGAAACAACATTAAAATATAGAAATTTAAATACGCAGAAAAATTATTCAGTAACAATGATACCAATTTATGCAACATTAAAATACAATTTCTATAAACATAATAGTGGTTTAAATCTTTATACATTTGGCAGAGCTGGATATGCAGTTGCAAGAGAAGTATATAATAATGGAGGGAAACCATATTATGCAAATAGATTTAAAAATACTAGTGGTATTTATTATGGTTTAGGATTTGGATTAGACTATAAATATTTCTTAGCTGAAATATTATACGATGGTAAATATTTTCCTAAAACAAAAATAAAACAACAACAAGATATGGGTAGATATTTAGCGTCAATAGAAATACCTGCTTCATCATCAAGACAACAAGAATTAAAGTATACATCACATTATTTCCACCACAAAGTTGGTATAAGACTAGGCTTAAGATTAGATACAAATGATTTTAATAAACCGCAAATTCAAAATTGTCCAAAATGTGGAGAAAGAGTAGTTGAAAAAATAGTAGAGGTTGAAAAAGTAGTAGAAAAATTTGTTAAAGTGCCAGTAAAACCAAAAGAAGAAGCACCGAAGCAAACACCAAAACAAATGCCTAAAACACCTATTAAGAAAAAAGCTAAAAAGAAAACTAATAAAGTTAGAAAAGCAAGAAAAACAAACGTGATGCAAGTTTGTAGATACATACAGATTAAGAAAAAATAA
- the asnS gene encoding asparagine--tRNA ligase, with the protein MMELREFMKNIDKYLNKEVELDGWVRKNRDQKNFGFIEFNDGTNFNSIQVVYGEELENFADIAKLNVYSSIKVKGQVVKSQGKGQEYEIKATKIEIYNNCDLEYPLQNKRHSFEFLRTIAHLRPRTNTFNAVFRVRSLLSYAIHKFFQEKGFVYVQTPILTGTDAEGAGEMFQVTTLDMNSGKKVDFKEDFFGKPAYLTVTGQLHVEAFNSAFRNTYTFGPTFRAEQSNTTKHAAEFWMVEPEIAFADLNVNMDIIEEMIKYIIKYVMDNAAAEMEFFNNFIEKGLFDKLNNILDNGFARVTYTEAIELLKKVENKFEIAVEWGMDLKTEHERYLAEQIFKRPVFVTDYPKDIKAFYMKLNEDNKTVRAVDLLAPGIGEIVGGSQREENYDKLMEVINEKGLKFDEYSWYLDLRKYGSVPHSGYGLGFERMLMYITGMANIRDVLPFPRTTNSLEY; encoded by the coding sequence ATTATGGAATTAAGAGAATTTATGAAAAATATAGATAAATACCTTAACAAAGAAGTAGAGCTTGATGGTTGGGTTAGGAAAAATAGAGATCAAAAGAATTTTGGATTTATAGAATTTAACGATGGAACAAACTTTAACAGTATTCAAGTAGTATATGGAGAAGAATTAGAAAATTTTGCCGATATAGCTAAACTTAATGTTTATTCATCAATAAAAGTAAAAGGGCAAGTAGTTAAATCACAGGGTAAAGGGCAAGAATATGAAATAAAAGCAACAAAGATTGAGATATATAATAACTGTGACTTGGAATACCCATTACAAAATAAAAGACATAGTTTTGAGTTTTTAAGAACAATAGCACATTTAAGACCTAGAACAAATACATTTAATGCAGTATTTAGAGTTAGATCGCTATTATCTTATGCTATACATAAATTTTTCCAAGAAAAAGGATTTGTGTATGTTCAAACTCCAATTTTAACAGGAACAGATGCAGAGGGTGCAGGAGAAATGTTTCAAGTAACAACGTTAGATATGAATAGTGGTAAAAAAGTAGATTTTAAAGAAGATTTTTTTGGAAAACCTGCTTATTTAACAGTTACAGGACAATTACATGTTGAAGCATTTAATTCAGCTTTTAGAAATACATATACATTTGGTCCAACATTTAGAGCTGAACAATCAAATACAACAAAGCATGCAGCTGAATTTTGGATGGTAGAACCTGAAATAGCATTTGCAGACTTAAATGTTAATATGGACATAATAGAAGAAATGATTAAGTATATAATAAAATATGTTATGGATAATGCAGCAGCTGAAATGGAATTTTTCAATAATTTTATTGAAAAAGGGCTTTTTGATAAATTAAATAATATTTTAGATAATGGATTTGCAAGAGTAACATATACAGAGGCGATAGAACTACTTAAAAAAGTTGAAAACAAATTTGAAATAGCTGTTGAATGGGGAATGGATTTAAAAACAGAACATGAAAGATATTTAGCAGAACAAATTTTTAAAAGACCTGTATTTGTTACAGATTATCCAAAAGACATAAAAGCATTTTATATGAAACTTAATGAAGATAACAAAACAGTTAGAGCAGTTGACTTATTAGCACCTGGTATTGGAGAAATAGTCGGTGGAAGTCAACGTGAGGAAAATTATGATAAACTTATGGAAGTTATAAACGAAAAAGGATTAAAATTTGATGAATATTCTTGGTATTTAGACTTAAGAAAATATGGTTCAGTGCCACATTCAGGATATGGATTAGGTTTTGAAAGAATGCTTATGTATATAACAGGAATGGCAAACATTAGAGATGTGCTTCCATTTCCTAGAACAACAAATTCACTTGAATATTAA
- a CDS encoding uracil-DNA glycosylase family protein, protein MWNELELKIKIDIKCNPLKSRLEPFVGEGNKNADIFVVFDSITKSMSACKSIIPSDECKMLKTIFEFSKINFDDCFFTTLNRYYNPNIIEYEERNTCMKFLLEEIYLVKPKYIVVVGEEIFNFMYMYYTKKKKNKKYVDIVKNVGTVFDFYGIPLIPIYDMSYISKAKLEEKRKLVQVLKEIKK, encoded by the coding sequence ATGTGGAATGAATTAGAATTAAAAATAAAAATAGACATTAAATGTAATCCGTTAAAGTCAAGATTGGAACCGTTTGTAGGTGAAGGTAATAAAAACGCTGATATATTTGTAGTTTTTGACAGTATTACTAAAAGTATGTCAGCTTGCAAAAGCATAATACCAAGTGATGAATGCAAAATGTTAAAAACAATATTTGAATTTTCAAAAATAAATTTTGATGATTGTTTTTTTACAACTTTAAATAGGTATTATAATCCGAATATAATAGAATATGAGGAAAGAAATACATGTATGAAGTTTTTACTTGAAGAAATATATTTGGTAAAACCTAAATATATAGTAGTAGTAGGGGAAGAAATATTTAATTTTATGTACATGTATTATACGAAGAAGAAAAAAAATAAAAAATATGTAGATATAGTAAAAAATGTAGGAACTGTTTTTGATTTTTACGGCATACCACTTATACCAATATATGATATGAGCTATATTTCAAAAGCAAAATTAGAAGAAAAAAGAAAATTAGTACAAGTTTTAAAGGAGATTAAAAAATGA
- a CDS encoding MBL fold metallo-hydrolase, with protein MKISVLGSGSAGNCSFIEVGGKKILVDVGYSLKKIEEKLEVINQKIEEIDAIFVTHDHSDHIKAFGTISRKYDIPLYVHEDSIKKVYKKLGKVNMDNVNLLNDRKVFLDNILVENFDVMHDSAHNLGYSFYYKNEKLSYVTDIGKITNIVKKACIDSDFLAFESNYDMDMLLNGSYHWNLKNRVKSNVGHISNEEATKFLTSIANNRLKKIILLHLSGENNTPDLAYNELRPKIDKRISIELSSQAPTKIFEFKK; from the coding sequence TTGAAAATATCAGTATTAGGTAGCGGTAGTGCTGGGAATTGCAGTTTTATTGAAGTGGGCGGCAAAAAAATATTAGTTGATGTCGGTTATAGTTTAAAAAAAATAGAAGAAAAATTAGAAGTTATAAATCAAAAAATTGAAGAAATAGATGCGATTTTTGTTACACATGACCATAGTGACCATATAAAAGCATTCGGTACAATTTCAAGAAAATATGATATCCCTTTATATGTACATGAAGATTCAATAAAAAAAGTATATAAAAAACTGGGAAAAGTAAATATGGATAATGTGAATTTACTTAATGACAGAAAAGTTTTTTTAGATAATATATTAGTTGAAAATTTTGATGTTATGCATGATTCCGCTCATAATTTAGGATATAGTTTTTATTATAAAAATGAGAAGTTAAGTTATGTAACAGATATAGGTAAAATAACAAATATTGTAAAAAAAGCGTGTATAGATAGCGACTTTTTAGCGTTTGAAAGTAATTATGATATGGACATGCTATTAAATGGTTCTTATCATTGGAATTTGAAAAATAGAGTTAAAAGTAATGTAGGACATATTTCAAACGAAGAAGCAACAAAGTTTTTAACAAGTATAGCTAACAATAGATTGAAAAAAATAATTTTATTACATTTAAGTGGAGAGAATAATACACCTGATTTAGCATATAATGAACTTAGACCTAAAATTGATAAAAGAATTAGTATAGAACTTTCAAGTCAGGCTCCAACAAAAATATTTGAATTTAAAAAGTAG
- a CDS encoding GTPase — MIQKYCTGCALLLQTENENELGYIPLEKYLTGSQLICKRCFRLKNYGEKPSDNENKSEYIKIVKEAVKQSDIVMPIFDVIDLESSFTTEILDILEDKKSYIILNKLDLLPDYFTATEIARWFKNRLVDENIFAQDMSFISAKSKFGIKGILKKIKNMAEDKKNIKVAVIGVSNVGKSSVLNLLLDKPKITTSKYSGTTKGSIKNSVMFKNTKVTFIDTPGLIPDGRISDLLPDKAGVKLVPNSSIPRKTFTLQEGQVFMLSSLMYFKVNKKCTIQVFTSKNIQFHVTNENKCKELMENGYFKLLTLEQENEYLKNEFETKNIIVDYGYDLCISGLGFIEIKKGPLDITVYKPTYVTIKIRESISKIKKVTYEEEEIW; from the coding sequence ATGATTCAAAAATATTGCACAGGATGTGCTTTATTATTGCAAACAGAAAATGAAAATGAATTGGGCTATATACCACTTGAAAAATATCTTACAGGTTCACAATTAATATGTAAAAGATGTTTTAGACTTAAAAATTATGGTGAAAAACCTAGTGATAATGAGAATAAGTCAGAATATATAAAAATTGTTAAAGAAGCCGTAAAACAATCTGACATAGTTATGCCAATATTTGATGTTATAGACCTTGAGTCTTCATTTACTACTGAAATTTTAGATATTTTGGAAGATAAAAAATCATATATAATTTTAAATAAACTGGATTTATTGCCTGATTATTTTACTGCAACTGAAATTGCTAGATGGTTTAAAAATAGACTTGTAGATGAAAACATTTTTGCCCAAGACATGTCTTTTATATCAGCAAAAAGCAAGTTTGGTATAAAAGGTATACTTAAAAAGATTAAAAATATGGCTGAAGATAAGAAAAATATTAAAGTTGCTGTAATAGGTGTATCAAATGTAGGAAAATCATCGGTTTTAAATTTACTTTTAGATAAACCTAAAATTACTACATCTAAATATTCTGGAACAACAAAAGGAAGCATAAAAAACAGTGTAATGTTTAAAAATACTAAAGTTACATTTATTGATACACCCGGACTTATACCGGATGGAAGAATAAGTGATTTATTACCTGATAAAGCGGGAGTAAAACTTGTTCCAAACTCAAGTATACCTAGAAAAACATTTACTTTACAAGAAGGACAAGTATTTATGTTATCAAGTCTTATGTATTTTAAAGTAAATAAAAAATGTACCATCCAAGTATTTACATCTAAAAATATACAATTTCATGTTACAAATGAAAATAAATGCAAAGAACTTATGGAAAATGGTTATTTCAAATTATTGACACTTGAGCAAGAAAACGAATATCTTAAAAATGAATTTGAAACTAAAAATATTATAGTTGATTACGGTTATGATTTGTGTATATCAGGTCTTGGATTTATAGAAATAAAAAAAGGACCACTTGATATTACAGTGTATAAACCAACATATGTAACAATTAAGATAAGAGAAAGTATTTCTAAAATAAAAAAAGTCACTTATGAGGAAGAAGAAATATGGTAA